GGATTGAAAGTGTGGACACTTAAATTATCATCGGCGCACGTTCAGGTTTGGGCAAGGTGAAGCAGAACGTTGCTCCTTGACCCAGGGTAGCTGTCCCACTCACTGTCCCGCCATGTCGGGTGATGATCCGCCGCACCAGCGACAGTCCAATCCCTGTACCCTTGAATTCGTCCTGATGGTGAAGGCGCTGGAAGATCCCGAACAGCTGGCCGGCCCGCGCCGGATCAAAGCCCGCTCCATTGTCCCGCACAAAAACCGTCCATTGCTGCACGTCCTCTTCAGCCCAGACCTCAATGACCGCTGGATCGCGTTCCCGGCTGTATTTTGCCGCGTTCTCCAAGAGGTTGGTCATCACCTGCTGCAGCGTCACGCAGTCGCCCTGAACGAGAGGAAGTTGGCCCAACCGCCACTCAATGATCCGGCCCTTGTGTTGAACCTGCACATCGAGTCGCGACTGTTTGAGGAGGTCGTTCAGATCCACCACGCCCACGCTCAGTTCGCGCTGTCCGGTTCGTGACAGGGCCAGCATGCCCTCGATCATCGTCTCCATGCGCTGCGCGCCCTGGACGATGATGTCCAGGTAGCGGCGGCTCTTCTGCGGATCGTCAAGGCTCCTGGAGGCCAGCTGCGCGAAGCCGGCGATGTGCCGCAGCGGGGTCATCAGATCGTGCGAGACACTGTGATTGAACGCCTGCAGCTCATCATTCGCCACTTCCAGGGCGGCGCGCTCAGCAGCGAGGTTGTGAGTCCGTTCCTCAATGCGCGCCTCCAAGAGGCGGTTGAGTTCCCTGATGTCGGCTTCCGCCTGTTTGCGCTCACTGATGTTGTTGAACACGATGGCGACCTGGTGACTGCCGGCGCCGCCGATGCGAGAGGCATACACGTCGAACCAGCGGTTCATCG
This portion of the Deinococcus betulae genome encodes:
- a CDS encoding sensor histidine kinase — its product is MSKVGASDLDRLHVLLAQRTFLLAFNDAVRPLADPVDIQTTAIRVLGQHLGANRVLYFEIQGSDYVVEHNYIHGAAALTGTFPVDSFSPWVLEAQHAGRTVAVAEVAADPALSPERKEAYAAIGVSALADVSLVKNGAFIAGLAVHFSQPHAWTPEEITLCEDVAERTWGAVERARSETALRESEDKFRSLFNSIDEGFCIVEILFSENGIPVDYRFIQANPAFVELTGLPADALGKTARELVPDLEAFWVETYGEVALTGHAVRFENRSDAMNRWFDVYASRIGGAGSHQVAIVFNNISERKQAEADIRELNRLLEARIEERTHNLAAERAALEVANDELQAFNHSVSHDLMTPLRHIAGFAQLASRSLDDPQKSRRYLDIIVQGAQRMETMIEGMLALSRTGQRELSVGVVDLNDLLKQSRLDVQVQHKGRIIEWRLGQLPLVQGDCVTLQQVMTNLLENAAKYSRERDPAVIEVWAEEDVQQWTVFVRDNGAGFDPARAGQLFGIFQRLHHQDEFKGTGIGLSLVRRIITRHGGTVSGTATLGQGATFCFTLPKPERAPMII